Proteins encoded together in one Betaproteobacteria bacterium window:
- a CDS encoding TonB-dependent receptor: protein PLETETPGYVRLDAEVSYTLKRETFGPLTLYLAGRNLLDQDIRFATSYTKAFAPQPGRSFVLGLRAQF, encoded by the coding sequence CCGCTGGAGACTGAAACGCCCGGTTACGTGCGTCTCGATGCCGAGGTGAGCTATACCTTGAAGCGTGAAACCTTCGGGCCGCTCACGCTCTACCTGGCGGGACGCAACCTGCTCGATCAGGACATCCGGTTTGCCACGTCCTACACCAAGGCGTTCGCGCCACAGCCCGGTCGCTCTTTCGTGCTGGGCCTGCGCGCGCAGTTCTGA
- a CDS encoding energy transducer TonB yields MMAMGRSSACRDGHQAYLNALDRTLWAGLAASLALHVLLVELLPSPFHHPHPAPRTLDVTFVTPPSPPVPLPQEPDTAPSPAPAAAAPRTAPQPKPEAKPPAKPKPAQATPAIARSTPPPLTLPAAAPSLAAVPTTTAPPTADVQTPPDRLAAAQAKAESAEAGPVSPPSFRAGYLHNPEPVYPTASRRLGEEGTVQLRVLVSAEGRPLQVDVHRSSTHPRLDEAALAAVRAWRFVAAKRGETAIEAPVIVPIVFRLESLE; encoded by the coding sequence ATGATGGCGATGGGTCGTTCGAGCGCATGCCGCGACGGCCACCAAGCCTATCTAAATGCGCTCGACCGGACGCTGTGGGCCGGCCTCGCCGCGAGCCTCGCACTCCACGTCCTGCTGGTCGAGTTGCTGCCAAGTCCCTTCCATCATCCGCATCCCGCGCCGCGCACGCTCGATGTGACCTTCGTCACGCCGCCGTCTCCGCCTGTACCACTACCGCAGGAGCCGGACACTGCGCCTTCACCCGCACCGGCGGCGGCAGCGCCGCGCACGGCGCCGCAGCCGAAGCCCGAAGCGAAGCCGCCCGCGAAGCCTAAGCCGGCGCAGGCGACGCCGGCGATCGCGCGATCGACACCACCGCCGCTCACGCTTCCGGCAGCGGCGCCGTCTCTGGCTGCGGTACCCACCACCACGGCTCCCCCCACGGCCGATGTCCAGACGCCGCCGGACCGGCTCGCGGCGGCTCAGGCCAAGGCCGAGAGCGCAGAAGCGGGCCCCGTGTCACCGCCTTCGTTCCGCGCGGGCTATCTGCACAATCCCGAGCCGGTCTACCCCACGGCGTCACGCCGCTTGGGCGAGGAAGGCACGGTGCAACTGCGCGTGCTGGTAAGCGCCGAAGGACGGCCGCTGCAGGTGGATGTCCATCGTTCCAGCACGCATCCGCGTCTGGACGAAGCGGCGCTCGCCGCCGTGCGCGCCTGGCGCTTCGTTGCGGCAAAGCGTGGAGAGACGGCGATCGAAGCGCCGGTGATCGTTCCGATCGTCTTCAGACTGGAAAGCCTGGAATAG